GAAAGAAACTGAAATCAAACTCCGCGTCAGCCGCGAAACCCTCGCTGCATTGCGCGAGCATCCGTTATTAAAAAAACGCAACAAAAGCGGTTGGGAGCGGCTTGAGCTGTTCAACCAGTATTTCGATACCCCGGAGCGCGATCTGGCGACCGCCAAAGTGGCTTTGCGCATACGCAAAGATGGCGACGCGATTATTCAGACGATGAAAACTCGTGGTCAGAGCATTGCCGGACTGTCGGAGCGCAATGAATACAACTGGGACATTCCCAAGGCCAAGCTCGACCTGAAGAAACTCGACGGCGAATGCTGGCCAGAACAGCTGGCCGAGCTGGACAAGAAAACCATCAAACCGGTATTTACCACCGATTTCATTCGCGAGCGCGCAGAAATCGCATGGGGTCGTGGCAAAGCTAAAGTCGTGATTGAAGCGGCGCTGGATTTCGGCAAAGTCGTCGCGGGCAAGCAGCAGGAAGAAATCTGCGAACTGGAACTCGAACTGCGTGATGGCGAACCCGCAGCTCTGCTGGAGCTGGCCGCAGAACTGGCCGCCACGCTTGCACTGATGCCATGTGATATCAGCAAAGCTGAGCGCGGTTATCGACTGTTTGACGCCGACAGCTATTCACTGAGCCTGCCAGTGCCGGAACTGACCGCAGAGATGCCACTGGACGACGCCTATTGCGCACTAGCCTGGCATTTGTTGGGTAGCAGCCAGCGTCTTGCCGAACAATATCGTTTCAACGGCCATTGGCGTTTGTTGCAGGACTGGGTGGCGCTGCTCTCCGAATTGCGCGCATTGACCGGGAGCCTCGGTCAAGCCGCGCCCCGGACCTCGACGCATGAGATGCGCGTTTCATTGGATGCGTTGCTTGAAGATTGGCGCCCACTGGTTCAAGCCGGTCAGGACGATCCCGATGTACGTAACGCCGCGCACGAACAATTTGCCGAAGAACTGCAAGACACCCGTTGGGGAGTATTTTCTTTAAACACGTCGCGCTGGCTGTTGGCCCGTAGTTGGACCGCTGATCGCAATACCCGTGGCAATCGCCAAGGCGACGCACAACTGGCCAACTGGGTGCCTCGCCTTCTGGCGGAAGAAGCGACTTCGTTACAATTGGGTCGCTATCAGCAACAGCCAGAGGACTTGGCAGAACAACTGCCGCGTATAGAGCGCATTCAGGCTTGGCTGCATTTGGCACGCGGCTCGCTGAACCTGCCTGAATTGGACCGTCTCTACGGCGAGCTGAACAAGCTTGAGCAACTGGCCCATCAGCCCATCAGCGATGAAGTTCTGGATGCTCGGGTGCAACAGACTGTAGTGGTATTCCAGAGCCGCGCGTGGAAAACACTGTTGCGCCTATAACATTTTCGAATGTCCTGTTGAAGGGGCGGCTACGTCTTCGACGCCGCGCTGGCACAGCAAACAGGGAACATCTGGAGTAGCTCGCCCGCGATCGGCTGCGCAGCAGTCGTAGAACCAGCCACTTTATTCTTCAGTTTGAAGCCGGGCGGCCTGCTATGACCGCTTCGCGCTTCATTGCGGGCAAGCGCGCTCCTTCCAGCATGTATCGCCCTTACCACCGGTTGATTCCAGAACAAACTTTCGTAACCTTTATACTCGGTTCAGGTATCGCAGGCGCCGCGCCGCGGACTACTCTTATCT
The nucleotide sequence above comes from Pseudomonas sp. AB6. Encoded proteins:
- a CDS encoding inorganic triphosphatase; amino-acid sequence: MQKETEIKLRVSRETLAALREHPLLKKRNKSGWERLELFNQYFDTPERDLATAKVALRIRKDGDAIIQTMKTRGQSIAGLSERNEYNWDIPKAKLDLKKLDGECWPEQLAELDKKTIKPVFTTDFIRERAEIAWGRGKAKVVIEAALDFGKVVAGKQQEEICELELELRDGEPAALLELAAELAATLALMPCDISKAERGYRLFDADSYSLSLPVPELTAEMPLDDAYCALAWHLLGSSQRLAEQYRFNGHWRLLQDWVALLSELRALTGSLGQAAPRTSTHEMRVSLDALLEDWRPLVQAGQDDPDVRNAAHEQFAEELQDTRWGVFSLNTSRWLLARSWTADRNTRGNRQGDAQLANWVPRLLAEEATSLQLGRYQQQPEDLAEQLPRIERIQAWLHLARGSLNLPELDRLYGELNKLEQLAHQPISDEVLDARVQQTVVVFQSRAWKTLLRL